The sequence below is a genomic window from Streptomyces sp. V1I1.
GGTCGGTGAGGCCGAGGAGGACCGCGGGCCACAGTCCGGCGAGGACGGTGAGGGCAACGAGCGGGGTCCAGGCGGCGAATTCGTACGTCTGGACGTCAGCGAGTGGTTTCGCGTCCGGCTCCTCCTCGTGCCGCAGCGCGCCCATGCAGACGCGGCGCACGACGATGAGCAGGTACGCGGCGGTTAGCAGGGTGCCGAAGCCGGCGATCGCCATGAAGGTGAGGAAGGCGGGACGGCTCAGTCCCTCGGCGGGGTCGAACGCGCCGAACAGCGCGAGCATCTCGCCCCAGAATCCGGCGAGGCCGGGGAGGCCGAGGGAGGCTACGGCGGCGAAGGCGAGGAGACCGCCGAGGCGGGGGGCACGGCCGTAGAGGGCCGCTCCGGTGGCGCCGGCGAGGGTGTCGAGGTCGGCGGTGCCGTAACGGTCCTTGAGCGCTCCGACCAGGAAGAAGAGCAGGCCGGTGATGAGGCCGTGGGCGATGTTGGCGAAGAGCGCGCCGTTCACGCCGGTGGGAGTCATCGTCGCGATGCCGAGGAGTACGAAGCCCATGTGGCCGACGGAGGAGTACGCGATCAGGCGCTTGAGGTCGCCGCCCGCGCCCTGCTTGGCGAGGGCGAGGCAGGCGAGGGATCCGTAGATGATGCCGGCGACGGCGAAGGCGGCGAGGTACGGCGCGAAGGTCTGCATGCCGTCCGGCGTGATGGGCAGCACGATGCGGACAAATCCGTACGTACCCATCTTCAGCAGTACGCCGGCGAGGAGGACGGAGCCAACGGTCGGAGCGGCGGTGTGCGCGTCCGGGAGCCAGCTGTGCAGCGGCCACATCGGAGTCTTGACGGCCAGCCCGAGACCGATCGCCAAAACGGCGATGACCTGCGTGGATGCGGTCAGCCCACGGCCGTTGTCAGTGGCGAGTGCCACCATGTCGAATGTGCCGGTCTTCAGCCCGATGAGCAGCAGGCCGAGCAGCATGACGACCGAGCCGAGCAGCGTGTAGAGGATGAACTTCCAGGCGGCGGCCTGCCGCGCCTCACCACCCCAGCGGGCGATGAGGAAGTACATCGGGATGAGCACCATCTCGAAGGCCAGGAAGAAGAGCAGCAGGTCGAGGACGGCGAAGGTCGCGAGGGTCCCGGATTCGAGGACGAGCAGCAGTGCGACGAAGGCCTTCGGGGAAGGGCCCGCGGGCATCTTGAAGTAGCTGTACAGCGCGCACAGGAAGGTCAGCAGCGCCGTAAGGACCAAGAGGGGGAGGGAAATGCCGTCGATGCCGAAGTGGATCCGCACATCGAGTGCCGCGATCCAGCTGATGTCCGTCGTGGCCTGCATCTTCGACGGGTGGTCGTGGTCGAAGCCGAGGGCCAGCACGATCGCCGCGGCGAGGATCGCGCCGGTGACGGTCACGCCGTGCCGCAGGACCGCCTGGTCCGGGCTCCTGCCGCGCAGCCCGGGCGGGGCGGGCAGCAGCGCTGCGGCGGCCCCGACGAGCGGGCCGACGACGATGAACGCGAGAAGGAACTGCATCACGGACTCGCTGATATCGATCACGGCTCACGATCCGGCGTTGACGTTGGAAAGGACGACGGCGGCGATCGCCAGGACGACGGAGCCGGCGAGCAGCGCGCTGAGGTAGGTCTGCACATTGCCGGTCTGGGCGCGGCGGACGGCCGTGCCGAGCCAGCGGGCTCCGGTGCCCGATCCGCGTACGTACGTTTCCACGACTTCCCGGTCGAGGAAGCTGACCAGCTGGGCGGCGGCCCGGACGGGGCGTACGAACAGGGCGGAGTAGACGGCGTCGATGTGGAAACCGGCCGCGGCGTGACGGTGGAGCGGGCCGAGCAGCAGTCGGCCGGGATCCGCCGGGTCAGGGGCCGCCGCGATGTCGCCGTATGCGGGGACGTGGGCGGCGATGGCCTCGGCCTCGACGACTGACGGCGCGGCTTGCGGATGGGCGGCGACGGCACCCAGGGGGATGCGGGCGGCGTCCGCGCGGTACTGGATGGCGCGCCAGGTGCCGTAGGTGATCAGTCCGCCGACGAGTGCGACACCGGTGCCGAGGACGGCGGTGGTGACGGTCGGGGTGAGGCTGTGGCCGTCGAACCAGTCGTCGAGGTAGCCGACGGTCAGGCCAAAAGCCAGAGAGGGGATGGCAAGCGCCCAGAGCACGGCGTTCATGACGATCGGCTGGCGGCCGTGGTCGGGGGCTTCGGCTCCGCGGCCGCGGAAGGTGAGCAGCCACAGGCGGGTTGCGTACGCGGCGGTGAGCAGGGCGGTGATCAGACCGGAGACCAGCACGGTCCAGCCCGCGGCGCCCGGTGCGATGTCGGATTCGCCGAGGGCCGCGTGCTCGGCGGCCACGAGGACGGCTTCCTTGGAGAAGAAGCCGGCGAAGGGAGGAATCGCGGCGAGCGCGAGCAGGGCGACCGTCATCGTCCAGTACGCGTCGGGGACGCGCTTGGCGAGGCCGCTCATCCGGGACATGGCGGCGAGCGAGTTGGTGCCGGCGGCGTGGATGATCACGCCGGCGGCGAGGAAGAGCAGTGCCTTGAACGCACCGTGCGACAGGAGGTGGAAGACGGCAGCGCCGCGGTCCCCGACGGCCAGGGCGCCCGACATATAGCCGAGCTGGCCGATGGTCGAGTAGGCGAGGACGCGCTTGATGTCGTCCTGGGCGAGTGCGGCGAGCCCCGAGCCGACCATGGTGACGGCGGCCATCACGGCGAGGACGGTGAGCGCTGCCGCGGAGGCGGCGAAGACGGGAAGGAGCCGGGCCACGAAGTAGATGCCGGCCGCGACCATCGTCGCGGCGTGGATCAGCGCGGAGACGGGGGTGGGGCCCGCCATCGCGTCGGGCAGCCAGGTGTGCAGCGGGAACTGCGCCGACTTGCCCGCCACGCCCGCGAGGAGGAGCAGTGCGATCAGCGTGGGGTTCTCGATCCCGCCGGCCGCGACGGAGCCGAGGATCCCGGTGATCCGGAACGTGCCGGCGTCGGCGGCGAGCGCGAACAGGCCGATCAGAAAGGGGACATCGCCGAGCTTGGTGACCAGGAAGGCCTTGAGGGAGGCGGCGCGCGCCTCGGGCGTCTCCCAGTAGTGGCCGACGAGGAAGTACGAGCAGATGCCCATGATCTCCCAGCCGACCAGCAGCACCATCAGGTCGCCGGAGTAGACGACGAGCAGCATCGCGGAGGTGAAGAGGGAGACGAGAGCTGCGTACGAGGGGTAGCGCGGGTCGTCGCGCAGATAGCCCGTCGAGTAGATCTGCACGCAGGACGCGACCAGGCCGACCAGGACGGCGACGAGGACCGCGAAGCCGTCGAGGTGCAGGGCGAGTTCGATGGGGACCGACCCGGTGGGGGTCAGCTGGGTCGAGGCGTCGATCGCCTTCTCGCCGCCCTGGCGTACGGCGACGAGCACGGCGATGGCGGCCGCGGCGAGAGTCGGCAGGACGGCCAGGGGCCGTACGAAACCGGGGGCGGTGCGGCCGAGCAGCAGCCCGGCCGCGGCGCCCAGAAACGGAAGGAGGGGGACGAGTACGGCGAGGGTCGTGGTGGTCACGCGGTGGCCTCAGCCTTCTGCGCCGGGGCGGTCGCGTCAGGGGCGTCGGGGATGCCGTCGGGGCCCTCGGCAGTGTCGCGGAGTCTGTCGACGTCCGAGGTTCCGCGGTTGCGGTAGACCATCAGGACGATCGCCAGGCCGATGCCGATCTCCGCGGCGGCGATGGCGATGGTGAAGAGGGTGAGCGCCTGGCCGGCGTGCAGGGTGTCGCGCATCCAGACGTCGAAGGCTACGAGGTTGAGGTTGACCGCGTTGAGCATCAGCTCGACGGACATCAGGACCAGGATCGCGTTGCGGCGTGCGAGCACTCCGTACAGCCCGACGCAGAAAAGGAGGACGGCGAGCACGGCGGGATAGGCGAGGTGCATCAGCTCTTCCCCTCGGGATCCTTGGCAGCGTTGGCGTCCTTGACAGCGTTGGCGTCCTCGGGGTCCTTGCGGGACAGGACGATCGCCCCGACCAGGGCGGCGAGCAGCAGTACGGACAGCGCCTCGAAAGGCAGCACCCAGTGCCGGAAGAGGATCTCGCCGGACACCTGTGTGGAGCCCTGGGCGGGTCCGTCCAGGTCGATCCAGGTCGTACGGAACGCGTCGACGACCACCCAGACCAGGGCGGCCGCGGCGGCGACGGCCACGGCCAGGGCAACCCAGCGGTTGCCGGAGTCGGCGTCCGGGGAGCGGCCGATGGGGGCCTTGGTGAGCATCAGCCCGAAGAGAAGGAGGACGACCACGGAACCGACATAGATCAGGACCTGCACCCAGGCGATGAACTCGGCAGTCAGTAGGAGGTATTCGACGGCGAGGCCGCCGAGCGCCACGACCAGCCAGAGGGCGGCGTGCACCAGTTGCTTGGTCTTGACGGTTATGGCGGCCGCGCCAAGGGTGGCGATGCCGACGAGGAGGAAGGCGACCTCGACGCCGGTCGGGGAGAGGAAGCCATGCGTCTCGGCTGCGGCGAGCATCATGCCAGTCCTCCCTCGCCGGGGCGGGGCGTGGCGTCGTCGGCCGGACCCGCAGGCGGCGCGGCGGCGTCATCCGGACCGGCGGGGCCGGCGGGCGGCGCGGCGGCGTCACCCGGACCGGCGGGGCCGGCGGGCGGCGCGGCGGCGTCACCCGGGTCGGCCGGGCCGACAGCGGGCTCCGTCATTGCGTCCGCCTGCGCGGTCGCGAGCTTTTCGGCCGCCTTACGGGCCGCGGCGAGTTCCTTCGGCTCCTCGGCGCCCGGATCGAGCGCGGGCGGTGCGGGCACCGTCCACATCCACTCGCGGAGCTTGTCGCGCTCATGGGTGAGCTCGCGGATGTCCGTCTCCGCGTACTCGAACTCCGGCGACCAGAACAGCGCGTCGAAAGGAC
It includes:
- a CDS encoding NADH-quinone oxidoreductase subunit J; its protein translation is MMLAAAETHGFLSPTGVEVAFLLVGIATLGAAAITVKTKQLVHAALWLVVALGGLAVEYLLLTAEFIAWVQVLIYVGSVVVLLLFGLMLTKAPIGRSPDADSGNRWVALAVAVAAAAALVWVVVDAFRTTWIDLDGPAQGSTQVSGEILFRHWVLPFEALSVLLLAALVGAIVLSRKDPEDANAVKDANAAKDPEGKS
- a CDS encoding NADH-quinone oxidoreductase subunit L, with translation MTTTTLAVLVPLLPFLGAAAGLLLGRTAPGFVRPLAVLPTLAAAAIAVLVAVRQGGEKAIDASTQLTPTGSVPIELALHLDGFAVLVAVLVGLVASCVQIYSTGYLRDDPRYPSYAALVSLFTSAMLLVVYSGDLMVLLVGWEIMGICSYFLVGHYWETPEARAASLKAFLVTKLGDVPFLIGLFALAADAGTFRITGILGSVAAGGIENPTLIALLLLAGVAGKSAQFPLHTWLPDAMAGPTPVSALIHAATMVAAGIYFVARLLPVFAASAAALTVLAVMAAVTMVGSGLAALAQDDIKRVLAYSTIGQLGYMSGALAVGDRGAAVFHLLSHGAFKALLFLAAGVIIHAAGTNSLAAMSRMSGLAKRVPDAYWTMTVALLALAAIPPFAGFFSKEAVLVAAEHAALGESDIAPGAAGWTVLVSGLITALLTAAYATRLWLLTFRGRGAEAPDHGRQPIVMNAVLWALAIPSLAFGLTVGYLDDWFDGHSLTPTVTTAVLGTGVALVGGLITYGTWRAIQYRADAARIPLGAVAAHPQAAPSVVEAEAIAAHVPAYGDIAAAPDPADPGRLLLGPLHRHAAAGFHIDAVYSALFVRPVRAAAQLVSFLDREVVETYVRGSGTGARWLGTAVRRAQTGNVQTYLSALLAGSVVLAIAAVVLSNVNAGS
- a CDS encoding NADH-quinone oxidoreductase subunit M, whose product is MQFLLAFIVVGPLVGAAAALLPAPPGLRGRSPDQAVLRHGVTVTGAILAAAIVLALGFDHDHPSKMQATTDISWIAALDVRIHFGIDGISLPLLVLTALLTFLCALYSYFKMPAGPSPKAFVALLLVLESGTLATFAVLDLLLFFLAFEMVLIPMYFLIARWGGEARQAAAWKFILYTLLGSVVMLLGLLLIGLKTGTFDMVALATDNGRGLTASTQVIAVLAIGLGLAVKTPMWPLHSWLPDAHTAAPTVGSVLLAGVLLKMGTYGFVRIVLPITPDGMQTFAPYLAAFAVAGIIYGSLACLALAKQGAGGDLKRLIAYSSVGHMGFVLLGIATMTPTGVNGALFANIAHGLITGLLFFLVGALKDRYGTADLDTLAGATGAALYGRAPRLGGLLAFAAVASLGLPGLAGFWGEMLALFGAFDPAEGLSRPAFLTFMAIAGFGTLLTAAYLLIVVRRVCMGALRHEEEPDAKPLADVQTYEFAAWTPLVALTVLAGLWPAVLLGLTDPAVQKLLAGGKS
- a CDS encoding NADH-quinone oxidoreductase subunit I, with amino-acid sequence MPPIPGSGLAKGLAVTLRTMTKKTVTQQYPDAQPELPPRTRGVIGLFEENCTVCMLCARECPDWCIYIDSHKETVPAAAPGGRERSRNVLDRFAIDFALCMYCGICIEVCPFDALFWSPEFEYAETDIRELTHERDKLREWMWTVPAPPALDPGAEEPKELAAARKAAEKLATAQADAMTEPAVGPADPGDAAAPPAGPAGPGDAAAPPAGPAGPDDAAAPPAGPADDATPRPGEGGLA
- the nuoK gene encoding NADH-quinone oxidoreductase subunit NuoK; translation: MHLAYPAVLAVLLFCVGLYGVLARRNAILVLMSVELMLNAVNLNLVAFDVWMRDTLHAGQALTLFTIAIAAAEIGIGLAIVLMVYRNRGTSDVDRLRDTAEGPDGIPDAPDATAPAQKAEATA